From one Bacteroides intestinalis DSM 17393 genomic stretch:
- a CDS encoding PL29 family lyase N-terminal domain-containing protein → MNKKFLSAILFGALMIGSTGTFTSCKDYDDDIKDLQGQIDANKTAIDQINALINSGSVITGVDKTDKGVTVTLSNGNKFELTNGTNGNKGEDGKPGSVVTIGENGNWFIDNVDTGKPSRGASGSAGTSASTIYYVPGTSGDEKGVWVKVTVAADGTETREATSNTWLPAGTITAVADDNTITLFNVSGVDGGKVVLARSNSFLSSLSYMTTNINEDLGKVAFFPVIGYDYASWENSPIYEHNSSKKDTKEDAKYITMYEGWLNMNYKVNPATISKDAFTVLGFDHGKAYTTRAIAQELTIGTWGLNDGTLSVPIKGLQMMHYGNLFDDPLVKNGGKGIEQKDKFGNQVDELALQVKNSKESAAADGVVTSEYITMKRMVVEQEDVMIGLNKDINLDKAVTLNRDLHRMYQLAWSADKKNTYKADLAVNINVPFDGITDLSEYLEEYAIRIHTNTGYDKGKGINELDGKNSEWQATLTELGFDKLSLEYAIEPYTKAQVDQSEGAEIYDKEEVMKYLVLDGSKISFHKENTASIGREPMIKVSLYAGEGDNKLLVMTKLLKLKVVRNIQQDKLPIALDHLKDQILPCQPFDGENTLGGYIDMDKVFNALNMSKEQFVNTYIRLATDWWNYQRGTLVIKKDGKILDADHANAVYMNIQNVEWYEDGTYQNNRLPLYIKPYALPGLYTVEITYETKSTEAAYKQVVITDEFRIDYPETSLTYNPNMWNGTENMLVYGHATNNSDYDNPLVMEGYLENGFTKYTGSSCPKATSTLHFEIITDNSTEGQYNKANFYADGAWRVTIAEVTDGTGAVKHQIKLDDTWDATAGKYGNFKYAKMVNKNIKVRAYSIFNGILDCPNHDATTPVCGTAKAHKAGCVNNATNSAIFDVKFVNPVAFADYTNDKWYLIDKAPSTTEYGYQVPLYRLFRIYDTHKSTTNGIIWEPTQQQGWWEQGSNKDKVGVGLRTLHGLKITYVVDIAKNKVLADDGVLTNVRVDGLSLQNGKVESEGPGILTWVNSGDAVISAQPIVVTIKAYYGWAPTDYTEHNVTVQVYPADKERPATLPTPGIVTDGTKY, encoded by the coding sequence ATGAACAAAAAATTTCTAAGTGCAATCCTGTTTGGAGCTTTGATGATAGGTTCTACAGGAACGTTCACGTCTTGTAAGGACTACGATGACGACATCAAGGACTTGCAGGGGCAGATTGATGCCAACAAGACTGCAATTGACCAAATCAATGCTTTGATCAATAGCGGTTCTGTTATTACAGGCGTTGATAAAACAGACAAAGGGGTTACTGTTACTCTGAGTAATGGCAACAAATTTGAATTGACTAATGGTACTAATGGTAATAAGGGAGAGGATGGAAAACCTGGCTCTGTTGTCACTATTGGTGAAAATGGCAACTGGTTCATCGACAATGTTGACACTGGCAAACCATCTAGAGGAGCATCAGGTTCTGCCGGAACTAGCGCTTCTACCATTTACTATGTTCCAGGAACATCAGGCGATGAAAAAGGGGTTTGGGTAAAGGTTACAGTAGCAGCCGATGGTACCGAAACAAGAGAGGCTACAAGCAATACTTGGTTACCTGCAGGTACTATAACTGCTGTTGCTGATGACAATACTATTACATTGTTCAATGTGAGTGGTGTAGATGGCGGTAAAGTTGTACTGGCAAGAAGCAATAGTTTCTTGAGCTCCTTGAGCTACATGACAACTAATATCAATGAAGATTTGGGTAAAGTTGCATTCTTCCCTGTTATTGGTTATGACTACGCTTCTTGGGAAAACAGTCCTATTTATGAGCATAATTCAAGCAAGAAAGATACAAAGGAAGATGCTAAATACATTACGATGTATGAAGGTTGGTTGAACATGAACTATAAGGTTAATCCTGCCACTATATCAAAAGATGCATTTACTGTTCTAGGATTCGATCATGGAAAGGCCTATACAACCAGAGCTATTGCTCAAGAGTTAACTATTGGCACATGGGGGCTGAATGATGGTACCTTGTCTGTTCCTATCAAAGGTTTGCAGATGATGCACTATGGCAACCTCTTTGATGATCCATTGGTGAAGAATGGTGGTAAGGGTATTGAGCAAAAAGATAAGTTCGGAAACCAAGTTGATGAATTGGCTCTTCAGGTAAAGAATAGCAAGGAAAGTGCAGCTGCTGACGGTGTTGTTACTTCTGAGTACATCACAATGAAGCGTATGGTAGTTGAACAGGAAGATGTTATGATTGGTCTAAATAAAGATATCAATTTGGACAAAGCCGTGACATTAAACCGCGACTTACACCGTATGTATCAGCTTGCTTGGAGTGCAGATAAGAAGAATACTTATAAGGCGGATCTTGCTGTGAATATCAACGTTCCTTTCGATGGTATTACAGATTTGAGCGAATATCTTGAAGAATATGCTATCCGTATTCATACTAATACTGGATATGATAAAGGTAAAGGCATCAATGAACTTGATGGCAAGAATTCTGAGTGGCAAGCTACTTTGACAGAACTTGGATTTGACAAGCTTTCTTTGGAATATGCTATCGAACCTTATACAAAAGCTCAGGTAGACCAGAGTGAAGGTGCGGAAATATACGACAAAGAAGAAGTGATGAAGTATCTCGTATTGGACGGAAGCAAAATTTCATTCCATAAGGAAAATACAGCTTCTATTGGTCGTGAACCGATGATCAAGGTTTCATTATATGCAGGTGAAGGTGATAACAAATTATTGGTTATGACTAAGTTGCTGAAATTGAAAGTTGTTCGTAATATCCAGCAAGATAAGTTACCAATAGCACTGGATCATTTAAAAGATCAGATACTACCGTGTCAGCCATTTGATGGGGAAAATACTTTGGGTGGATATATTGATATGGATAAGGTATTCAATGCTTTGAACATGAGTAAGGAACAGTTTGTTAATACTTATATTCGTTTAGCTACTGACTGGTGGAATTATCAACGAGGAACACTCGTTATTAAGAAAGATGGCAAAATTCTTGATGCAGATCATGCTAATGCTGTTTATATGAATATTCAAAACGTAGAATGGTATGAAGATGGTACATACCAAAACAACAGATTGCCACTGTATATTAAACCTTATGCATTACCGGGTTTATATACCGTAGAAATCACATACGAAACTAAGTCTACTGAAGCTGCTTACAAACAGGTTGTCATTACAGATGAATTTAGGATTGATTATCCTGAAACTTCATTGACTTACAATCCTAATATGTGGAACGGCACTGAAAACATGCTGGTTTACGGTCATGCAACGAACAATAGTGACTATGACAACCCGCTTGTAATGGAAGGTTACCTTGAAAATGGCTTCACTAAGTACACTGGTTCTTCTTGTCCGAAAGCTACTTCTACGTTGCATTTCGAAATTATCACAGATAATAGTACAGAAGGTCAATACAATAAGGCAAACTTCTATGCTGATGGTGCTTGGCGCGTAACAATCGCAGAAGTAACTGATGGTACAGGTGCTGTTAAGCATCAGATAAAATTGGATGATACATGGGATGCTACAGCCGGTAAATATGGTAACTTCAAGTATGCTAAGATGGTAAACAAGAACATTAAGGTTAGAGCTTACTCTATCTTCAATGGTATTCTTGACTGCCCGAACCATGATGCAACTACTCCTGTTTGTGGTACAGCGAAAGCACACAAAGCAGGCTGTGTAAACAATGCTACGAATAGCGCAATCTTTGATGTTAAGTTCGTTAATCCGGTTGCATTTGCTGATTACACTAACGACAAGTGGTATCTGATTGACAAAGCTCCGTCAACGACTGAATACGGTTATCAAGTTCCGTTGTACAGACTGTTTAGAATATATGATACTCACAAGTCTACAACTAACGGTATCATTTGGGAACCGACTCAGCAACAAGGCTGGTGGGAACAAGGTTCAAACAAGGATAAAGTTGGTGTAGGTCTGCGTACTTTGCACGGATTGAAGATCACTTACGTTGTTGACATCGCCAAGAATAAAGTATTGGCTGACGACGGTGTATTGACCAATGTACGTGTTGATGGTCTGTCTTTGCAGAATGGTAAGGTAGAGAGTGAAGGTCCTGGTATCCTTACTTGGGTTAACTCCGGTGATGCAGTTATCAGTGCACAACCAATCGTTGTTACCATTAAAGCTTACTATGGTTGGGCTCCTACGGATTATACTGAACACAATGTTACAGTACAGGTTTATCCGGCAGACAAGGAACGTCCGGCAACATTGCCGACTCCGGGTATTGTAACGGATGGAACAAAGTATTAA